The following coding sequences are from one Mycobacterium bourgelatii window:
- a CDS encoding PPE family protein, producing MSFLALPPEINSALMHAGAGTAPLLEAATAWKGLSAELATAADSFASVTSSLVGGPWQGASATAMAEAAAPYTSWLSAAAASAESTATQALGVVSAFETALAATVDPLVIAANRSELVSLALSNIFGQNSPAIAAVEWDYELMWAKDVAAMAGYHVDVSLLVSKLQEFARPALAGLGGLGAVSGSVGSIATAGQHLGSPLAALTGVTGLRVDSQIGIGGHLPGVGSFGWSSTGGPLAFPTLGSNLSVAGTGLLRSWLTQWGFNAPSSATGGAASVAGVDLDGFINSFIRSVNPGADLDLFPITLPLDLNVAGGIGPINIQPIQILPTIPLNFNHTFYLGPVTVPDIHVPAIPLAGISIPIDIGPLNMSPITVFPGAVIPNEIIPIPAFNIVPTGPIQIFNFLFGTGVLEVNLGVNATTAQVGLSIPPITLFPSGLNIPDNPIHLDVGASAGTGGFTIPGFSLPEQAIPVTINIAGQIDGLSTPAITIDAIPSQLHLAVTADRVVPIFPLPTIPLHIDLNGSLGALNVAPISMPATHVAITNASVTVGSFTLPQMSVPHIPLHVSGTVALAENSITHFTLLDPLDIHAQLALGQITGPSVHIERMLRPLADAAYVVISDVTANLEITPLGFESISLKTFEFALPDISIPSQNLLSLDLAGGIDPVTFFSGGLTFPENSVSLTNFSAGLNPFTIFSDGFKVDQFPFKFHAEVLSPTPYSTGSVGPIHIPAAPALPAIHGGVTGNVGLNLGLPSIPLPAIHGGLHGNTNYGFFTDQPIDILPFRGTGNLAISQINAAIKVSSFPLDLVVPVIGLRIAGEVAPFSLSQAIPSMVAPIDFTTGPITVPPLSLTGSIPLELPFDVLSAITVPGITHSQSIPLDFAFDTPALSIPETTIAAISFGGNMANSAGGGWTALLNAFADNVVNAGPRLSTALDAGVDWLGHQLSNAGLGNAGVYNLGSGNLGDFNFGGGNVGSYNLGWGNIGVANIGLGNSALGTLMGQNFGFGNSGSGNIGFGNTGNGNIGIGNTGNGNSGIGLIGDNRSGFGGWNSGSGNVGLFNSGTGNWGLFNSGINNSGFGNSGESNTGLFNAGLANTGVGNAGAYNRGGFNAGVLNTGAFNPGNANTGWFNSGHANTGIANSGNSNIGVLISGNHSVGALFTGDFAGGAGINILDINENLGPIHIDPIHVPGLPIDINETFYIGPFTIPQIDVPAIPLDIHQGLTLPAITLFEGLHLPAQVHTIPIEIPAGSASTLTLPVIKYTAQAHFGVLPPLNPQDFFIGQTSDPRSTSGQPTTGITFHFAESSGRTGHITLNLPEINIPKIATSPVPLSIDVTGGIPAFSLFPGGLSIPENPIPVNLSVTGGLQPFTIFPDGYTIDPIPLHLRLDANLLNPFDGIPPSLNLVDFHVYGGLGPVAIPDLPIPAIPLSLTANLSHGDFTIPQLQLPNIPVQISGNIGLGPIGIESQPIAAIWGDPLATIHFDASQSAGMRIDPFYVWSPSNSLWDPATTGPSFIAFGTDWQGAPFPLPHGPLIIGGASSGPWSATISGGMLAFNTPAVMIDQIPLGFQVPGGFDGATIFPGGLTFPANNLLNLDLAAGTQAFTIPARTIQAISADLHAIVSIATPDNPWPPYNLLKVNATGGVGPFVFPSFHIPSIPLGFELGGGIGPITIPSFSTPPISLGLDPFASLGPVTVHPISFDQIILQIDGIEVSAMTTGASTSSIQMRVSGLAGAIVDLGGTTAGSTTPPFGIPGFSVVTPPGGGIPGFGFPVDPITITLPLSVTIPSLTFPGVSIPHLPLGLGLSGGLPAFDLPSITIDRIPINLAGNLTLF from the coding sequence GTGAGCTTCCTGGCGCTTCCCCCTGAGATCAACTCGGCTCTGATGCATGCAGGTGCCGGTACGGCGCCTCTGCTCGAGGCCGCGACGGCATGGAAAGGGCTGTCGGCCGAATTGGCAACTGCGGCCGATTCGTTCGCCTCGGTGACATCGAGTTTGGTCGGCGGTCCGTGGCAGGGCGCCTCGGCGACGGCGATGGCGGAGGCCGCTGCTCCGTACACCAGCTGGTTGAGCGCCGCGGCCGCCTCGGCCGAGTCGACGGCCACCCAGGCCCTCGGAGTGGTCAGCGCATTCGAAACGGCTCTGGCCGCGACCGTGGACCCCCTGGTGATCGCGGCCAACCGGTCCGAGCTGGTGTCGTTGGCGTTGTCCAATATCTTCGGCCAGAACTCCCCCGCGATCGCTGCCGTCGAGTGGGACTACGAGTTGATGTGGGCCAAGGATGTGGCCGCGATGGCCGGATACCACGTCGACGTGTCACTACTGGTCTCCAAGTTGCAGGAGTTCGCCCGACCTGCACTGGCCGGCCTTGGCGGATTGGGCGCCGTCAGCGGGAGCGTCGGCTCGATCGCCACCGCCGGTCAACACCTCGGCTCGCCGCTGGCCGCCTTGACCGGAGTTACCGGGTTGAGGGTCGACAGCCAGATCGGGATCGGCGGTCATCTTCCCGGCGTCGGGAGTTTCGGCTGGTCAAGTACGGGTGGCCCATTAGCATTTCCCACTCTGGGTTCGAATTTGAGCGTGGCCGGCACGGGCCTGTTGCGAAGTTGGCTCACCCAATGGGGGTTCAATGCCCCTAGTTCAGCGACTGGTGGCGCAGCCAGCGTGGCCGGAGTGGACCTGGACGGGTTCATCAACAGCTTCATCCGCTCGGTTAACCCTGGCGCCGATCTTGATCTCTTCCCCATTACGTTGCCGTTGGACCTCAATGTGGCTGGTGGCATTGGTCCGATCAACATTCAGCCCATCCAGATTCTTCCGACGATTCCGCTGAACTTCAATCACACCTTCTACCTGGGTCCGGTGACCGTTCCGGACATCCACGTGCCCGCGATTCCGTTGGCGGGCATTTCGATACCGATTGACATCGGCCCCCTCAACATGTCACCCATTACGGTCTTTCCCGGCGCGGTGATACCGAATGAGATCATCCCCATTCCCGCCTTCAACATTGTGCCCACCGGGCCGATCCAAATCTTTAATTTTCTTTTCGGAACCGGGGTGCTCGAAGTCAATCTGGGAGTGAATGCGACCACCGCGCAAGTTGGTCTGTCCATTCCGCCGATCACCCTTTTTCCGAGCGGCCTGAACATCCCTGACAATCCGATCCATCTAGATGTCGGCGCGTCCGCGGGAACCGGCGGTTTCACCATTCCCGGATTCTCGCTCCCGGAGCAAGCAATCCCGGTGACGATCAACATTGCCGGTCAAATCGACGGCCTCAGCACTCCGGCAATCACGATCGACGCCATTCCCAGCCAACTGCACCTGGCCGTCACGGCTGACCGAGTCGTGCCCATTTTCCCGTTGCCGACGATCCCGCTGCACATCGACCTCAATGGCTCCCTCGGAGCCCTGAACGTGGCACCAATCTCGATGCCCGCGACGCACGTGGCCATCACCAATGCATCGGTCACCGTCGGCAGTTTTACGTTGCCCCAAATGTCCGTGCCTCACATTCCATTGCACGTGTCGGGCACCGTAGCGCTGGCTGAAAACAGCATTACGCACTTCACCCTGCTGGACCCCCTCGATATCCACGCGCAGTTGGCCCTCGGCCAAATTACCGGCCCATCTGTCCACATTGAGAGAATGCTGCGGCCACTCGCTGATGCCGCTTATGTCGTGATAAGCGATGTCACGGCCAACCTTGAGATCACCCCGCTTGGATTCGAAAGCATCAGCCTAAAGACGTTTGAATTTGCACTGCCGGACATTAGTATTCCGAGTCAGAATCTGTTGTCACTTGATCTCGCTGGTGGCATCGATCCGGTAACCTTTTTCTCCGGTGGGCTCACCTTCCCGGAAAACTCCGTGAGCCTGACCAATTTTTCCGCTGGCCTAAATCCATTCACGATCTTTTCGGACGGCTTCAAAGTCGACCAGTTCCCGTTCAAATTCCACGCCGAAGTCCTTTCACCCACCCCGTACAGCACGGGCAGCGTCGGACCGATACACATACCGGCGGCACCTGCGCTTCCCGCCATCCACGGGGGTGTCACCGGCAACGTCGGCCTCAACTTGGGGCTCCCGTCAATTCCCCTGCCGGCTATCCATGGTGGGCTGCACGGGAACACCAACTATGGCTTCTTTACCGACCAGCCCATTGACATACTCCCCTTCCGCGGAACGGGAAACCTTGCCATCAGCCAGATCAACGCTGCCATCAAGGTGAGTTCATTTCCCCTAGACCTCGTTGTGCCTGTCATCGGGCTCCGCATCGCGGGGGAGGTCGCGCCTTTCAGCCTTTCTCAGGCAATCCCCTCAATGGTCGCGCCGATCGATTTCACGACCGGGCCCATTACCGTCCCGCCGCTTTCCCTCACCGGTTCCATACCCCTCGAGCTGCCGTTCGACGTCCTCTCCGCCATCACCGTCCCGGGGATCACGCACAGCCAGTCGATCCCACTCGATTTTGCGTTCGATACGCCTGCGCTCAGCATTCCCGAAACCACAATTGCCGCAATATCTTTCGGTGGAAATATGGCCAACTCCGCCGGCGGCGGGTGGACGGCACTGCTGAACGCGTTCGCCGACAATGTCGTCAACGCCGGACCACGGTTGAGCACCGCGCTCGACGCCGGCGTCGATTGGCTCGGCCATCAGCTATCGAACGCCGGCCTCGGCAACGCCGGCGTCTACAACTTGGGCAGCGGCAACCTGGGCGATTTCAACTTCGGCGGCGGAAATGTCGGCAGTTACAACCTCGGTTGGGGAAATATCGGCGTCGCCAACATTGGCCTGGGCAACTCGGCGCTGGGCACCCTGATGGGCCAGAACTTCGGCTTCGGCAACTCCGGCTCGGGCAACATCGGGTTTGGCAACACCGGCAACGGCAACATCGGCATTGGCAACACCGGCAACGGCAACTCCGGTATCGGGTTGATCGGCGACAACCGCAGCGGCTTCGGCGGCTGGAACTCGGGCAGCGGCAATGTCGGCCTGTTCAACTCCGGCACCGGCAACTGGGGCCTGTTCAACTCCGGCATCAACAACAGCGGTTTCGGCAACTCTGGCGAGTCCAACACGGGCTTGTTCAACGCCGGCCTGGCGAATACCGGTGTCGGGAACGCCGGCGCTTACAACAGGGGTGGTTTCAATGCCGGCGTCTTGAACACCGGCGCCTTCAACCCGGGCAATGCCAACACGGGCTGGTTCAACAGCGGTCACGCCAACACCGGCATTGCCAATTCCGGCAACTCGAACATTGGCGTGCTGATCTCGGGCAACCACAGCGTCGGCGCTCTCTTCACGGGTGATTTCGCAGGCGGCGCGGGCATCAACATTCTCGACATCAACGAAAATCTGGGTCCGATCCACATCGACCCAATCCATGTGCCTGGTCTGCCGATCGACATCAACGAGACCTTCTACATCGGGCCGTTCACCATCCCGCAGATCGATGTTCCGGCGATACCGCTCGACATCCACCAGGGCCTCACCCTGCCCGCCATCACCCTGTTCGAGGGCTTGCATCTGCCCGCTCAGGTCCACACCATCCCCATCGAAATCCCCGCCGGCTCAGCCTCGACGTTGACGCTTCCCGTCATCAAGTACACGGCCCAGGCCCACTTTGGCGTGCTGCCACCGTTGAACCCCCAGGACTTCTTCATCGGGCAAACCTCTGACCCGAGGTCGACCAGCGGTCAACCCACCACCGGCATTACCTTCCATTTCGCCGAGAGCAGCGGCCGAACGGGCCACATCACCCTGAACCTTCCCGAAATCAACATCCCAAAGATCGCGACGTCCCCGGTGCCGCTGAGCATCGACGTGACGGGGGGTATCCCGGCGTTCTCGCTTTTCCCGGGTGGGCTGTCCATTCCCGAGAACCCCATCCCGGTGAATCTCTCCGTGACGGGCGGCCTGCAGCCGTTCACCATCTTCCCGGACGGCTACACGATCGACCCGATCCCGCTGCACCTGCGCCTGGACGCCAACCTGCTCAACCCGTTCGACGGAATTCCCCCCTCATTGAACCTGGTGGACTTCCACGTGTACGGCGGCCTTGGCCCGGTGGCGATCCCAGACCTCCCCATTCCCGCAATTCCGTTGAGCCTTACCGCCAACCTCAGCCACGGCGACTTCACCATCCCGCAGCTCCAGCTCCCCAACATTCCCGTCCAAATCAGCGGAAACATAGGTTTGGGCCCCATCGGGATCGAATCCCAACCCATTGCCGCCATTTGGGGCGATCCCTTGGCCACGATTCACTTCGACGCGTCCCAAAGCGCGGGCATGAGGATCGACCCGTTCTACGTCTGGTCGCCTTCTAATTCGTTGTGGGACCCAGCTACCACTGGCCCGTCCTTCATAGCATTCGGCACGGATTGGCAAGGGGCGCCCTTCCCGTTGCCGCATGGGCCACTGATCATCGGCGGAGCCTCATCGGGGCCATGGTCGGCGACCATCAGTGGCGGCATGTTGGCCTTCAACACCCCAGCGGTCATGATCGACCAAATCCCGCTGGGCTTCCAGGTGCCGGGCGGGTTCGATGGTGCGACCATCTTCCCCGGTGGGTTGACCTTCCCGGCGAACAACCTGCTGAACCTCGACTTGGCCGCCGGCACACAGGCTTTCACCATTCCAGCCCGAACAATTCAGGCCATCTCCGCAGACCTGCACGCCATCGTCAGCATTGCCACCCCCGACAACCCGTGGCCTCCATACAATCTGCTGAAGGTCAACGCGACCGGTGGGGTCGGGCCCTTTGTGTTCCCGTCATTCCACATTCCCTCTATCCCGCTGGGCTTCGAGCTCGGCGGCGGCATTGGTCCCATCACCATTCCGTCGTTCTCGACGCCACCCATCAGCTTGGGCCTGGACCCGTTCGCCAGCCTGGGGCCGGTCACCGTCCACCCCATCAGCTTCGACCAGATCATCCTCCAGATAGACGGAATCGAAGTCAGCGCGATGACAACCGGGGCGTCCACCAGCTCCATCCAAATGCGCGTCAGCGGACTCGCGGGAGCCATCGTCGACCTGGGTGGCACCACCGCTGGAAGCACCACCCCGCCATTCGGCATACCAGGGTTCAGCGTGGTCACCCCGCCCGGTGGCGGCATCCCCGGTTTCGGGTTCCCCGTCGACCCGATCACCATTACTCTGCCGCTGTCGGTCACCATTCCGTCCCTGACCTTCCCGGGCGTCTCGATTCCCCACCTACCGCTCGGCTTGGGCTTGTCCGGCGGCTTGCCTGCCTTTGATCTGCCGTCAATCACCATCGATCGGATTCCGATCAACCTCGCCGGCAACCTCACCTTGTTCTAG
- a CDS encoding sulfate/molybdate ABC transporter ATP-binding protein, translating to MTDTSNPAIVVRDAYKNYGDFVALDHVDFEVPSGSLTALLGPSGSGKSTLLRTIAGLDQPDSGMVTINGRDVTRVPPQRRGIGFVFQHYAAFKHLTVRDNVAYGLKIRKRPKAEIKKKVDDLLEVVGLSGFQRRYPNQLSGGQRQRMALARALAVDPEVLLLDEPFGALDAKVREDLRSWLRRLHDEVHVTTVLVTHDQAEALDVADRIAVLNKGRIEQVGSPTEVYDTPANPFVMSFLGAVSTLNGALVRPHDIRVGRSPELAIEGGDRSADSLGVLPATVDRVVALGFEVRVELTGADGAPFTAQITRGDAEALALKDGDTVYVRATRVPPIAAKADDAGAEDDEAALTSV from the coding sequence ATGACGGACACGAGCAATCCCGCGATTGTGGTGCGTGATGCCTATAAGAATTACGGCGATTTCGTTGCGCTGGATCATGTGGACTTTGAGGTGCCCAGTGGGTCGTTGACGGCGTTGTTGGGGCCGAGTGGTTCGGGCAAGTCGACGTTGTTGCGCACGATCGCGGGTCTGGATCAGCCTGATTCGGGGATGGTGACGATCAATGGTCGTGACGTGACTCGGGTGCCGCCGCAGCGGCGGGGTATCGGGTTTGTGTTTCAGCATTATGCGGCGTTTAAGCATCTGACGGTGCGCGACAACGTGGCCTATGGGTTGAAGATCCGCAAGCGGCCCAAGGCGGAGATCAAAAAGAAGGTCGATGATCTGTTGGAGGTGGTGGGGCTTAGCGGGTTTCAGCGTCGTTATCCCAATCAGCTCTCCGGTGGTCAGCGTCAGCGGATGGCGTTGGCGCGGGCGTTGGCGGTGGATCCGGAGGTGTTGTTGCTCGATGAGCCGTTTGGGGCGCTGGATGCCAAGGTGCGGGAGGATCTGCGCAGTTGGTTGCGCCGGTTGCATGACGAGGTGCATGTGACCACGGTGTTGGTGACGCATGATCAGGCTGAGGCGTTGGATGTGGCCGATCGGATTGCGGTGCTGAACAAGGGGCGTATCGAGCAGGTCGGATCGCCCACCGAGGTGTATGACACCCCGGCCAATCCGTTTGTCATGTCGTTCCTGGGTGCGGTGTCCACCCTCAACGGCGCATTGGTCCGCCCGCACGACATCCGGGTCGGACGCAGCCCTGAGTTGGCGATCGAGGGCGGTGACCGCAGCGCGGACTCGCTCGGGGTGTTGCCCGCCACCGTGGATCGAGTGGTGGCACTGGGCTTCGAGGTTCGGGTGGAGTTGACCGGTGCCGACGGAGCGCCCTTCACCGCGCAGATCACCCGCGGTGACGCCGAGGCGCTGGCCCTGAAGGACGGCGACACCGTCTACGTCCGAGCCACCCGGGTCCCGCCGATCGCCGCGAAAGCTGACGACGCGGGTGCCGAGGACGACGAGGCCGCCCTGACCTCTGTATGA